The Archangium primigenium genomic interval CCAGGTGCCGGGCGTTGGCCTCGCCCAGCAAGAGCGCGTTGAGCGGATTGGCCAGCCACGTCATGCCCACCACGCACACGAGCACCAGCGGCGCCAGCACGGACACGGACGTCCACGTCGCCGCCGAGAGCGAGCCGAGCTGCCAGAAGGCGAGCACGCGCAACTGGTCATCCGTGGAGAAGTAGGTGAAGAGCCCGGTGAGGGACACGCACAGCGCGTTGATGGCCACGCCACACAGCAGCATCATCGCCACGTTCGTGCGCCCGCCCTCGCGCGCGAGCGAGGAGATGACGAGGATGGCCACGAGGCTGCCGAGGAACGCCGCCACCGGCTGGGTGTAGAGCCCGAGCACGTGCGGGGCGAGCACGGTCACGGCCGCCACGGCCACCGTGGCGCCGCCGGACACGCCGAGCAGGCCCGGATCGGCGAGGGGGTTGCGCAAGAGGCCCTGGAGCGCCGCGCCCGCCACCGCCAAGGCGGCGCCCACCAGCACGCCCATGCACACGCGCGGCAGGCGGATGGCGTGCAGCACCGCCGCCTGCTGCGGGGTGAACTC includes:
- a CDS encoding FecCD family ABC transporter permease — protein: MPGFHAPAVWARRTRGLLVLVPLLLGCVIVSLGVGAVAISPAQVVSILLESLGLPRLAEFTPQQAAVLHAIRLPRVCMGVLVGAALAVAGAALQGLLRNPLADPGLLGVSGGATVAVAAVTVLAPHVLGLYTQPVAAFLGSLVAILVISSLAREGGRTNVAMMLLCGVAINALCVSLTGLFTYFSTDDQLRVLAFWQLGSLSAATWTSVSVLAPLVLVCVVGMTWLANPLNALLLGEANARHLGIPVERLKWTLIALVALGVGAAVAMSGMIGFIGLMVPHLVRLALGSNHRALLPLSTLLGATLLVLADLLARTVVVPSELPIGIVTALAGAPFFLALLMRQRGRPAP